From the genome of Corallococcus macrosporus DSM 14697:
CAGCCAGTTCTTCATCACCACGTCCAAGCCGACGTACCTCAACAACAAGCACACCATCTTCGGTGAGGTGCTCAGCGGCTATGACGTGGTGGAGAAGATCGCCGGCGTCCCGCGCGACGGCGAGGACCGCCCCCGCACCCAGGTGGTCATCAACAAGCTGACCATCACGACGACCCAGCCGTAGCCTGTCCGCTCGCCGCCCGTCTCCGGCATGTCCCGGCGGGCGGCGGGCTGTTATAGGGCGCTGTCCAGACGTTCCCTTTTCGGGCCTCCGCGGTATGCGGCGTCCCAGATCACCTCCGAAGCAATGGCCCCCCCCAAGACACACCGCAGCGGCTTCGCCGCCCTCATCGGGCGCCCCAACGTGGGCAAGAGCACGCTGCTCAATGCACTGACGGGCGAAAAAATCGCCATCGTCTCCCCCAAGCCGCAGACGACGCGCAACCGCATCCTCGGCGTCGTCACCCGTCCGGAAGGACAGGTGGCCTTCATCGACACACCGGGCATCCACCAGGCCAAGGGCGAGCTGAACCGCTACATGGTCGAGGTGGCGCTCCAGGCGGCCGAGGAGGTGGACCTGGTCCTCTTCCTCATCGAGCCCCCCGCGAGCGAGAAGCCCGAGGTGAGCCCGGGCAACCGCGCCATCCTCGAGCGGCTGCAGAAGATCGGCAAGCCGACCTTCCTGGTCATCAACAAGATCGACAGCGTGCCCAAGGCGCAGCTCCTGCCGCTCATCGACCTGTACCGCCAGGAGTTCCCCTTCGCGGAGGTGGTCCCCATCTCCGCGCGGGAGAAGGACGGCGTGGAGCGGCTGTTCCACACCGTCCTGGGCCACCTGCCCGAAGGGGAGAATGTCTTCGACGAGGACATGCTCACCGACCAGCAGGAGCGCGCGCTGGTGGCGGAGTACATCCGCGAGCAGGTGCTGCGGCACTGCCGCCAGGAGATTCCGTACTCCACGGCGGTGGTGGTGGACATCTTCGACGAGTCCGAGCGCGAGCCCCGGCCGGGCACGCCGCCGAACCAGCTGGGCGGGCTGATCCGCATCGCCGCGTCCATCTTCGTGGAGCGCGACAGCCAGAAGGCCATCATCATCGGCAAGCAGGGACAGATGCTGAAGACCATTGGCACCGACGCGCGCAAGTCCGTTCAGCGGCTGCTGGGCGCGCACGTGTACCTGGACCTGCGCGTCCGCGTGGAGCCGCGCTGGAGCGAGCGCCCCGAAGGCCTC
Proteins encoded in this window:
- the era gene encoding GTPase Era, translated to MAPPKTHRSGFAALIGRPNVGKSTLLNALTGEKIAIVSPKPQTTRNRILGVVTRPEGQVAFIDTPGIHQAKGELNRYMVEVALQAAEEVDLVLFLIEPPASEKPEVSPGNRAILERLQKIGKPTFLVINKIDSVPKAQLLPLIDLYRQEFPFAEVVPISAREKDGVERLFHTVLGHLPEGENVFDEDMLTDQQERALVAEYIREQVLRHCRQEIPYSTAVVVDIFDESEREPRPGTPPNQLGGLIRIAASIFVERDSQKAIIIGKQGQMLKTIGTDARKSVQRLLGAHVYLDLRVRVEPRWSERPEGLKKLGYD